One window of Bacillota bacterium genomic DNA carries:
- a CDS encoding hydantoinase B/oxoprolinase family protein, which yields MPRVNPVTVEIIRNALQSAAEDMNASLFRSAFSPVIYEMKDCSVGIFNEKAEMLGQSAGLPIFLGNLEECIRKTIDLYGLDFFQEGDILIMNDAYMTGTHLNDVTVFAPIFLDGQLIGFSANRAHWLDVGSKDPGESTDSTEIYQEGIRLGPTKIIERGRLRVDIVDLIVRNSRFHEAAEGDMNAQISACLTGEKRYKEIVARFGLETVRAAIEDIFAQSERLDRDVITAIPDGIYEAEGFLDNDGQTDEPVKVHVKVIISGSDMTIDLEGSSPQTKGATNCGFPQTVSACRVAYKALISPRSPVNGGNFRALTVKASPRSIFAAEEPAAVQWYFSHLGLLIDLIIKALAPVIPDRGAAAHYGDSMCINFAGVDPRDGAPFLTVEATVGGWGAFNGGDGENAVINNVSGDFKNLPVEVMESKYPITVTRYAIRPNSGGPGKFRGGNGVIREYQIHCDEVSVYLWWERSKTPAWGILGGQAGKPPIVAINPSTSGEKRVLKVNGMKLKRGDVVRVESGGGGGYGVPLERDPWRVKEDVIDGYIDEAHAESAYGVRFGAGTYEIDVVGTHDLRAQMRSAGVQLGAHMRAGRSACSSVLSVIR from the coding sequence ATGCCTCGTGTGAACCCGGTTACGGTGGAAATCATCCGTAACGCGCTGCAGTCAGCGGCCGAGGACATGAACGCGAGCCTGTTCCGCAGCGCCTTCAGCCCGGTCATTTACGAGATGAAGGACTGCAGCGTGGGAATCTTCAACGAGAAAGCTGAGATGCTCGGCCAGTCGGCGGGACTGCCCATCTTTCTTGGTAACCTGGAGGAATGCATCAGGAAGACCATTGACCTGTACGGCCTTGACTTCTTCCAGGAGGGCGACATCCTGATCATGAATGACGCCTACATGACAGGGACCCACCTGAACGACGTCACGGTCTTCGCCCCCATTTTCCTGGATGGACAGCTTATTGGCTTCTCTGCCAACCGGGCTCACTGGCTGGATGTTGGTTCCAAGGATCCGGGAGAATCCACCGATAGCACCGAAATCTACCAGGAAGGTATTCGTCTAGGCCCCACCAAGATCATTGAACGAGGACGCCTTCGGGTTGACATTGTGGATCTCATAGTAAGGAATAGCCGATTCCACGAGGCGGCCGAAGGCGACATGAATGCGCAGATATCTGCATGCTTAACTGGTGAGAAGCGATACAAGGAGATCGTCGCGCGGTTCGGCCTGGAAACCGTTCGTGCTGCGATCGAAGATATTTTTGCGCAGTCAGAACGTCTCGACCGGGACGTGATCACCGCGATTCCCGACGGTATCTACGAGGCCGAGGGGTTCCTGGACAATGACGGTCAGACTGACGAGCCTGTCAAAGTCCACGTCAAAGTGATCATAAGCGGCAGTGATATGACTATTGATCTGGAAGGCTCTAGTCCGCAGACAAAAGGGGCCACCAATTGTGGCTTCCCGCAGACAGTCTCCGCCTGCCGGGTTGCCTACAAGGCATTGATCAGTCCCCGGTCACCCGTGAACGGTGGAAACTTCCGTGCGTTGACCGTGAAAGCGTCTCCTCGGTCGATTTTTGCCGCGGAGGAACCCGCCGCGGTGCAATGGTACTTCTCCCACTTGGGTCTACTAATAGATTTGATTATCAAGGCTCTGGCTCCCGTTATTCCCGATCGCGGAGCAGCGGCACACTACGGCGATTCGATGTGCATCAACTTTGCCGGGGTTGACCCGCGCGATGGGGCGCCGTTCCTTACGGTGGAGGCCACCGTGGGTGGCTGGGGGGCTTTCAACGGGGGGGACGGGGAGAACGCCGTGATTAATAATGTTAGCGGAGACTTCAAGAACCTTCCGGTCGAGGTGATGGAGTCCAAGTACCCCATAACCGTGACCCGCTACGCGATTCGCCCCAATAGCGGTGGCCCGGGAAAGTTCAGAGGCGGCAACGGAGTTATCAGGGAGTACCAGATACACTGCGACGAGGTAAGTGTGTACCTGTGGTGGGAGCGATCCAAGACTCCCGCATGGGGAATTCTCGGCGGCCAGGCCGGCAAGCCCCCGATCGTAGCCATCAACCCATCGACCTCGGGAGAGAAGCGAGTCCTCAAGGTCAACGGAATGAAGCTTAAGAGGGGAGACGTAGTCAGAGTAGAGTCCGGCGGCGGTGGCGGCTACGGGGTTCCGCTTGAACGCGACCCGTGGCGGGTGAAAGAAGACGTGATTGACGGGTATATTGATGAAGCCCACGCGGAATCGGCTTATGGCGTTCGCTTCGGCGCAGGGACGTACGAGATTGATGTTGTGGGAACACATGACCTACGTGCACAGATGCGGAGTGCGGGGGTCCAGCTAGGCGCCCACATGAGGGCGGGCCGGTCCGCCTGCAGTTCGGTGCTCTCTGTGATTAGGTAA
- a CDS encoding IS1634 family transposase, with translation MYIRTTARKNRDGTVARYVQLAHNYRDPADGKCKARILYNFGREEEVDKEALRRLARSIARFLGPEDELGLRPELDGRHGIRFISSRPMGGAYLLDQLWTRLGIKEALAGLLRKRRFDAPVERALFAMVASRALAPMSKLAVEEWVSQEVFIPGLPEVAVQHLYRAMDFMLESREAIEREVFHQVADLLNLEVDLLYFDTTSTYFETEQEDGFRRRGHSKDHRPDLPQIVVGFAVTREGIPVRSWCWPGNTADMSVVSQVKQDLIGWKLGRVITVLDRGFVSEENLRQLQRAGGHYIVGEKMRGSDRAEEAMARQGRYKKVKDSLEVKEIVVGDGEARVRYVLVRNPEEAERDRLRREQILKDLREALAQLKGSGHTKRCCELASHPLYGRYLRVLKDGRLKINMEVVREDEKLDGKFLVRTSDDTLSPEDVALGYKRLIEVEDAFRCLKHTLDLRPIYHRLEDRIRSHVLLCWLALLLIRVAETRVGQTWPALRRSLEAMHLGEFAGPGGRVLQRTETTAAQQRIFQSLKVKEPPPVLLVEPKT, from the coding sequence ATGTACATACGAACGACAGCCCGCAAGAATAGGGACGGCACGGTTGCCCGGTACGTACAACTGGCCCACAACTACCGGGACCCCGCAGACGGTAAGTGCAAGGCGCGCATCCTGTACAACTTCGGCCGCGAGGAAGAGGTGGACAAGGAGGCCCTCCGCCGGCTGGCCAGGAGTATCGCCCGGTTCCTGGGCCCCGAAGACGAACTGGGGCTGCGTCCCGAACTGGACGGCAGGCATGGCATCCGGTTCATATCCTCGCGGCCCATGGGCGGGGCGTACCTGCTCGACCAGTTGTGGACCCGGCTTGGCATCAAGGAGGCCCTGGCCGGCCTGCTCAGGAAGCGCCGGTTCGATGCCCCGGTGGAGCGCGCCCTGTTCGCCATGGTCGCCTCGCGTGCTTTGGCTCCCATGAGCAAGCTGGCGGTGGAGGAATGGGTTTCTCAGGAGGTGTTCATCCCGGGGCTGCCGGAGGTAGCGGTGCAGCACCTGTACCGTGCCATGGACTTTATGCTGGAGTCCCGTGAGGCGATAGAGCGTGAAGTATTCCATCAGGTGGCGGATCTGTTGAACCTGGAAGTTGATCTCCTTTACTTCGACACCACCAGCACCTACTTCGAGACGGAGCAGGAGGACGGATTCCGACGGAGAGGGCATTCGAAAGATCACCGGCCCGACCTGCCCCAGATCGTGGTGGGGTTTGCGGTCACCAGGGAGGGCATCCCGGTGAGGTCCTGGTGCTGGCCCGGCAACACGGCGGACATGTCCGTGGTGTCCCAGGTGAAGCAGGACCTGATCGGCTGGAAGCTGGGCCGGGTCATAACGGTGCTGGACCGGGGGTTCGTATCGGAGGAGAACCTGCGCCAGTTGCAGCGTGCCGGCGGGCACTACATCGTGGGTGAGAAGATGCGGGGCTCCGATCGGGCGGAGGAGGCCATGGCGCGGCAGGGCCGGTACAAGAAGGTCAAGGATAGCCTGGAGGTCAAGGAGATCGTGGTGGGCGACGGGGAGGCGCGGGTGCGGTACGTGCTGGTGCGCAACCCCGAGGAGGCCGAACGGGACAGGTTGCGGAGGGAGCAGATTCTGAAGGACCTGCGCGAAGCGCTGGCGCAACTCAAGGGCTCAGGGCACACCAAGCGGTGCTGCGAACTGGCCTCCCATCCCCTGTACGGCCGCTACCTGAGGGTCCTCAAGGATGGCCGGCTCAAAATCAACATGGAAGTAGTGCGCGAGGATGAGAAGCTGGACGGCAAATTCCTGGTGAGGACCTCCGACGATACCCTGAGCCCGGAGGATGTCGCCCTGGGGTACAAGCGGCTCATCGAGGTGGAGGATGCCTTCCGCTGCTTGAAGCACACCCTCGACCTGCGCCCCATCTACCACCGCCTGGAGGATCGCATCAGGTCTCACGTTCTTCTGTGCTGGCTTGCGCTGCTGCTGATCCGGGTGGCGGAGACGAGGGTGGGACAGACGTGGCCGGCCCTCAGGCGGTCTCTTGAGGCGATGCATCTTGGCGAGTTCGCCGGACCCGGAGGACGGGTCCTGCAGCGTACAGAGACCACTGCCGCTCAGCAGCGTATCTTCCAGAGTCTGAAGGTGAAGGAACCGCCGCCAGTACTCCTGGTGGAGCCCAAAACCTGA
- a CDS encoding type II toxin-antitoxin system HicA family toxin: MSNSGLQRGGFRLVHVRGSHHYLEPPGGGLLVTVPVHGSRVLKPKTLKSILDRAGVAEEQLTGLL, encoded by the coding sequence CTGTCGAACTCGGGGTTACAGCGGGGCGGGTTTAGGCTGGTGCACGTTCGTGGCAGCCACCACTACCTTGAGCCTCCGGGCGGAGGTCTGCTGGTCACTGTTCCGGTCCACGGAAGCCGCGTGCTGAAGCCGAAGACTTTGAAGAGCATTCTGGATCGAGCAGGGGTTGCGGAAGAACAACTAACTGGGCTGCTTTGA